A section of the Elizabethkingia anophelis R26 genome encodes:
- a CDS encoding helix-turn-helix domain-containing protein encodes MLIQINHITTETNQDPQHKAFYQVFLIQSPTKVVVDFTTYEITTPALLFLSPYQHITWVGKSSEIITQILFHGDFYCIEYHKQEVACNGLLFNNIYLLPYVGLSPESFQEIEGIILKIEKELDNHSDFSEALIKAYLQVILALSSKVKKSYIEDNTAMVLPVENYEGSEFQKLLEENFSQEKSVNFYAEKLCLNTDTFSKKIKKQLGKTPSVFIQERIVLESKKLLHLTRLSIKEIAVQLNFQDEHYFSRYFKKNVGVSPSEFRIKTGISIVAE; translated from the coding sequence ATGCTGATTCAGATTAATCATATCACTACTGAAACAAATCAGGACCCTCAACATAAAGCTTTTTACCAGGTTTTTCTAATTCAGAGTCCAACAAAAGTTGTAGTGGATTTCACTACTTACGAGATTACAACTCCGGCATTATTGTTCCTAAGCCCTTATCAGCATATTACATGGGTCGGGAAATCTTCTGAAATAATAACCCAGATTTTGTTTCATGGTGATTTTTATTGTATTGAGTACCATAAACAAGAGGTTGCCTGCAATGGATTATTATTCAATAATATCTATCTGTTACCTTATGTTGGTCTAAGTCCGGAATCATTTCAGGAAATTGAAGGAATTATTCTGAAAATAGAAAAGGAACTCGATAATCATTCTGATTTTTCAGAAGCCTTAATAAAAGCTTATCTACAGGTTATCCTCGCACTATCCAGCAAAGTAAAGAAATCTTATATAGAAGATAATACAGCTATGGTTTTACCCGTTGAAAATTATGAAGGCAGCGAATTCCAAAAATTGCTGGAAGAAAATTTTTCTCAGGAAAAATCAGTTAATTTTTATGCAGAAAAACTTTGCCTTAATACAGATACCTTTAGCAAAAAAATAAAAAAACAATTGGGTAAAACACCTTCCGTATTTATCCAAGAGCGTATAGTTCTGGAATCTAAGAAGCTATTACACCTTACCCGTCTTTCTATAAAGGAAATTGCTGTACAATTAAATTTCCAGGATGAACATTATTTCAGCCGTTATTTTAAAAAGAATGTTGGTGTTTCTCCATCAGAGTTCAGAATCAAAACAGGAATTTCCATTGTAGCGGAATAG
- a CDS encoding MBL fold metallo-hydrolase, with translation MKIIPLKEGNFSVNSQKEFVLLENAGISAGLKMAIQPFLIITGQDYILLDAGIGWEEDNTQKIFQKLAETGIKPEQINKILLSHLHKDHISGLVKRTPGGMELNFPGAEIYLQEREYNFALTKEGSPSYDLDILRFVAQHSQLVWMNENSGNLTDEITFEVTGGHSPFHQVFWIKENNETAFYGADNLPQSTYFKYHLAYKSDYDGKKALQYRIKWEKQAKEENWKILFYHDMEYAFISF, from the coding sequence ATGAAGATTATCCCTTTAAAAGAAGGTAACTTTTCTGTTAATTCTCAAAAAGAGTTTGTATTATTAGAAAATGCCGGTATTTCTGCCGGGTTAAAAATGGCCATTCAGCCCTTTCTTATTATCACCGGACAGGACTATATATTATTGGATGCCGGTATCGGATGGGAGGAAGACAATACGCAGAAGATCTTTCAAAAGCTTGCTGAGACCGGAATAAAACCAGAGCAAATCAATAAGATCCTACTCTCTCATCTTCATAAAGATCATATCAGCGGACTGGTTAAAAGGACTCCCGGAGGTATGGAATTAAATTTTCCGGGTGCTGAAATATACCTTCAGGAAAGAGAGTATAATTTTGCACTCACAAAAGAAGGCAGCCCTTCTTATGATTTGGATATTTTGCGTTTTGTAGCACAGCATTCTCAACTAGTATGGATGAATGAGAACAGCGGAAATCTTACAGATGAAATAACTTTTGAAGTCACCGGTGGGCACTCTCCTTTTCATCAGGTTTTCTGGATTAAGGAAAATAATGAAACTGCTTTTTATGGTGCAGACAATCTGCCTCAAAGTACTTATTTTAAATACCATTTAGCATATAAGTCGGATTATGATGGTAAAAAAGCTTTACAGTACCGCATAAAATGGGAAAAACAGGCAAAAGAAGAAAATTGGAAAATCTTATTTTATCATGATATGGAATATGCCTTTATTTCTTTTTAG
- a CDS encoding superoxide dismutase, giving the protein MKLFGAATLGFVLVAQLVSAQFKQAPLPYAYNALEGSIDAQTMEIHYSKHGAAYVANLNKAIAGTSLEKESLVKILFGISKQSPAIRNNAGGHYNHELFWTILTPEKNTQPSEKLAKAINQSFGSFDAFKEKMSKAGADRFGSGWAWLIVTPEKKLAITSTANQDNPLMDIAEVKGIPVLGIDVWEHAYYLKYQNKRADYLSAIWNVINWKEINKRYEAALNGKTE; this is encoded by the coding sequence ATGAAATTATTTGGAGCAGCCACACTAGGATTTGTACTTGTGGCACAGCTGGTATCAGCACAATTCAAGCAAGCACCATTACCTTATGCTTATAATGCACTGGAAGGATCAATTGATGCACAAACAATGGAAATACATTACAGTAAGCACGGTGCGGCATATGTAGCAAACCTAAATAAGGCTATTGCGGGAACATCTTTGGAAAAAGAAAGTCTTGTGAAAATACTTTTCGGAATCTCAAAGCAGAGCCCGGCGATAAGAAACAATGCCGGTGGCCATTATAACCATGAGCTATTCTGGACAATCCTTACTCCTGAAAAGAATACTCAACCATCGGAGAAACTAGCAAAAGCTATTAATCAGTCTTTTGGTAGTTTCGATGCCTTTAAAGAAAAAATGAGTAAAGCCGGAGCAGATCGTTTTGGTTCCGGTTGGGCATGGCTTATTGTTACGCCGGAGAAAAAATTAGCAATTACTTCTACTGCAAATCAGGATAACCCATTAATGGATATTGCTGAAGTGAAAGGTATACCTGTTTTAGGAATTGATGTTTGGGAACATGCCTATTACCTGAAGTACCAGAATAAAAGAGCTGATTACCTCAGCGCTATCTGGAATGTAATCAACTGGAAAGAGATTAATAAGCGATATGAAGCTGCCCTAAACGGAAAAACTGAATAA
- a CDS encoding SDR family oxidoreductase, whose protein sequence is MSKTILITGAASGFGKIAAFELAKREHKVIATTQVYPQMSDLIREAGEKKIDLIVDKLDVTNPRDIAYAHKKYDIDILISNAGIMEGGPIAEQPLELIRSMFEVNVFGALELAQGFIKKFVAKKSGKIVFTSSMGGLWTVPYVAAYCASKHALEAIAEGLKTELEPFGIKVATCNPGVFGTGFNDRGVDSISRWYDPGINFTPPSAFDGAAESLAHQLDPQSMAEVIVDVALNDHSNFRNVHPKETEDFVKQLQAEAWNAKS, encoded by the coding sequence ATGAGCAAGACCATTTTAATTACAGGAGCGGCAAGTGGCTTTGGTAAAATTGCAGCATTTGAACTGGCAAAAAGAGAGCATAAAGTCATTGCAACAACTCAGGTTTATCCTCAGATGAGCGACCTTATAAGAGAAGCCGGAGAAAAGAAAATTGACCTAATAGTAGACAAACTCGATGTAACAAATCCACGCGACATTGCTTATGCACACAAAAAATATGACATTGATATTCTGATAAGCAATGCCGGAATTATGGAAGGTGGACCAATAGCAGAGCAGCCTTTGGAACTGATCCGTTCCATGTTTGAAGTTAATGTATTTGGAGCGCTGGAGCTGGCACAAGGATTTATTAAAAAATTTGTTGCTAAAAAATCTGGTAAAATTGTATTTACCTCATCGATGGGAGGCTTATGGACTGTTCCTTATGTTGCTGCATATTGTGCCTCAAAACATGCACTGGAAGCCATTGCAGAAGGACTGAAAACAGAACTGGAACCATTTGGTATTAAAGTAGCAACATGCAATCCCGGAGTATTTGGTACAGGATTTAACGACCGTGGTGTAGATTCTATATCCCGTTGGTATGATCCGGGCATAAATTTCACTCCTCCATCTGCATTTGACGGAGCTGCAGAATCTTTGGCTCACCAACTGGATCCTCAATCTATGGCTGAAGTTATTGTCGATGTTGCACTGAACGATCATTCAAACTTCAGAAATGTACATCCTAAAGAAACTGAAGATTTTGTAAAACAATTGCAGGCAGAAGCGTGGAATGCTAAGAGCTGA
- a CDS encoding phosphatase PAP2 family protein — MHKTTTDNDVKLHAYLFYIPVTLVALAILFLYITGFLNIGSYIQLQTPLFFLINSKLSQYPDVQYNLTQLGDALVFLSFLTILIVYAPKVWGALITASLISAVFCNPLKSLFAIPRPAAVFDNNSFTIIGKTLSGHNSLPSGHSITIFTILTVLLFSFMPKKLNYKIIWIATFTFAGLMIAFTRVGVGAHYPLDVIAGAILGYLSGILGIFINQKYKTWTWISDKRYYPVFMLVIAICSIVLINKLINEKLIIFYLSLINLMVVLHIITNIYAKKKFKITRFFIINKLS, encoded by the coding sequence ATGCACAAAACTACTACTGATAACGATGTTAAACTTCATGCCTATTTATTCTATATACCTGTGACTCTGGTTGCTTTAGCTATCCTTTTTCTTTACATCACAGGATTTCTAAATATTGGGTCTTACATACAGCTTCAGACGCCTTTATTTTTTCTGATTAATTCAAAATTATCACAATATCCGGATGTACAGTACAATCTTACCCAGTTAGGCGATGCACTCGTATTTTTATCGTTTTTAACTATTCTTATTGTTTATGCACCAAAAGTATGGGGAGCATTAATAACCGCTTCACTCATTTCAGCAGTTTTCTGCAACCCTTTAAAATCTTTATTTGCCATACCAAGACCTGCAGCAGTCTTTGATAATAACAGCTTCACAATTATAGGAAAAACATTATCGGGACACAATAGTTTACCTTCCGGGCACTCTATTACAATTTTTACGATCCTTACCGTTTTATTATTTTCGTTTATGCCTAAAAAACTAAATTATAAAATTATCTGGATTGCTACATTTACGTTTGCAGGATTAATGATTGCTTTTACAAGGGTGGGTGTTGGAGCTCATTATCCTTTAGATGTAATTGCAGGTGCTATACTCGGCTATCTATCTGGAATTTTAGGTATATTTATCAACCAGAAATATAAAACATGGACATGGATAAGTGACAAGAGGTACTATCCTGTTTTCATGTTAGTTATTGCAATTTGTAGTATTGTTTTAATCAATAAGCTTATTAATGAAAAGTTGATCATATTTTATTTATCACTTATTAATCTTATGGTTGTACTCCATATAATTACCAATATATATGCTAAAAAGAAATTTAAAATTACGAGATTTTTCATTATTAATAAGCTTTCTTAA
- the eptA gene encoding phosphoethanolamine--lipid A transferase EptA, protein MLKRNLKLRDFSLLISFLNFLLFHLPFFKFVVANVDYKTFSGFSIIISLVILMLAANFFTFYLILFLSRIAGKVLLVLFFIINSIAVYFINTYSVIIDESMIGNILNTNYEESSSFFSYKLILYLVILGILPSIFIIKAKIIKEVPKKFLITSSLTLLFMLTLAFANASNWLWIDKNSKTLGGLAMPWSYSVNISLFYIHQAKKNQKEILLPDAKIKDTQKSVMVLVIGESARRENFSLYGYKKNTNPLLSKTAGVHSFNATSCATYTTAGVKCILEHKNTDDLYEILPNYLSRNDVDVIWRTTNWGEPPVHIKNYRNKESLEAKCKGEDCGYDGVLLNGLKEEIMASKKNKILIVLHTSTSHGPTYSKKYPSRFETFKPVCNSVELGNCSKEQLINAYDNTIVYTDYILHSIIEDLKQLNGYNSAMMYVSDHGESLGEKNLYMHGVPISIAPKEQYEIPFIVWVSDGSKQLKPNNTVSQNQVFHSVLNFLGVQSPVYDEKMNIFK, encoded by the coding sequence ATGCTAAAAAGAAATTTAAAATTACGAGATTTTTCATTATTAATAAGCTTTCTTAATTTTCTGTTATTTCATCTTCCGTTTTTTAAGTTTGTTGTAGCTAATGTTGATTACAAAACCTTTAGTGGCTTCAGTATTATTATAAGCCTGGTTATATTAATGCTGGCTGCAAACTTCTTTACTTTTTATCTTATTCTTTTTCTGTCACGCATTGCAGGAAAGGTTTTGCTGGTATTATTTTTTATCATTAACTCCATTGCTGTCTATTTTATCAATACCTATAGTGTGATAATAGATGAGAGTATGATTGGAAATATCCTCAATACCAATTATGAAGAGTCCAGCAGCTTTTTCTCTTATAAACTGATACTATACCTTGTTATACTTGGGATACTCCCTTCAATCTTTATCATTAAAGCAAAGATTATAAAAGAAGTACCAAAGAAATTTCTGATTACCTCATCACTCACTTTACTATTCATGCTCACTCTTGCATTTGCCAATGCAAGCAACTGGCTATGGATTGATAAAAATTCAAAAACACTGGGTGGGCTTGCAATGCCCTGGTCTTATTCGGTCAATATTTCTCTCTTTTATATTCATCAGGCTAAAAAGAATCAAAAAGAAATATTACTACCAGATGCCAAAATAAAGGACACCCAAAAGTCTGTTATGGTTCTGGTTATAGGAGAATCTGCAAGAAGAGAGAATTTTTCGTTATATGGCTATAAGAAAAATACCAATCCCCTGCTTTCTAAAACTGCCGGAGTGCATAGCTTCAATGCCACATCTTGTGCAACCTACACCACTGCAGGTGTAAAGTGTATTCTGGAGCATAAAAATACCGATGATCTGTATGAGATTCTGCCTAATTATTTATCCCGAAATGATGTAGATGTAATCTGGAGGACAACCAACTGGGGCGAGCCTCCTGTGCACATTAAAAACTACCGGAACAAAGAGAGTCTGGAAGCAAAGTGTAAAGGTGAAGATTGTGGATACGATGGCGTTCTTTTAAACGGATTAAAAGAGGAAATAATGGCCAGTAAAAAGAATAAAATACTAATTGTTCTGCATACCAGCACAAGCCATGGTCCTACTTACAGCAAAAAATATCCTTCACGATTTGAAACTTTTAAACCTGTATGTAATAGTGTAGAGTTGGGAAATTGTTCTAAAGAACAGCTGATCAATGCTTATGATAATACTATTGTGTACACAGACTATATTTTACACAGTATAATTGAAGACCTGAAACAGCTAAATGGCTACAACAGTGCCATGATGTATGTGTCGGATCATGGAGAATCTCTAGGTGAAAAGAACCTGTACATGCATGGAGTTCCAATCAGTATTGCTCCAAAAGAACAATATGAAATTCCTTTTATAGTATGGGTATCTGATGGCTCGAAACAGCTGAAGCCTAACAATACTGTTTCCCAGAATCAGGTATTTCACAGTGTTCTAAACTTTTTAGGGGTGCAAAGCCCTGTTTATGATGAAAAGATGAATATTTTTAAATAA
- a CDS encoding YHS domain-containing protein, whose translation MKQYILVMLCSVSIFSCAKQEPTVKHVMKAGEGPNLKNVKVVNEDDPVCHMKTAEFLKDTAVYKGNIYGFCSDNCKKTFKKNPDKYVQK comes from the coding sequence ATGAAACAATATATATTGGTGATGCTGTGTTCAGTATCCATTTTCTCTTGTGCAAAACAAGAACCGACTGTAAAACATGTAATGAAAGCGGGAGAGGGGCCTAATCTGAAAAATGTGAAGGTGGTAAACGAAGATGATCCGGTCTGCCATATGAAAACTGCAGAATTTTTAAAAGATACAGCCGTTTATAAAGGAAATATCTACGGGTTCTGCAGTGACAATTGTAAGAAGACCTTCAAGAAGAATCCTGATAAATATGTACAAAAATGA
- a CDS encoding GlcG/HbpS family heme-binding protein, with translation MNILYDQAVKAMNAAITKAQETGIPVSIAVVDSGGHLISFARLDSVYGVIDFAVKKARTAVMFGTDSDIMGSIIAGSELHGYGMINSNNGLLTIAGGTVIKNKEGNIIGAIGVSGGTPEQDKEIAYSGAKVPL, from the coding sequence ATGAATATATTATATGATCAGGCTGTAAAAGCAATGAATGCAGCTATTACAAAAGCCCAAGAGACAGGAATTCCGGTAAGTATTGCTGTAGTAGATTCCGGCGGACATCTTATATCTTTTGCGAGGTTAGACAGTGTATATGGTGTAATAGATTTTGCTGTAAAAAAAGCCAGAACTGCTGTAATGTTCGGTACAGACAGCGATATTATGGGTAGTATAATTGCAGGCTCGGAGTTACACGGATACGGAATGATCAATTCTAATAATGGACTGCTCACCATAGCGGGAGGAACAGTTATAAAAAATAAAGAAGGCAATATTATCGGAGCAATCGGTGTTTCCGGAGGGACTCCCGAACAAGATAAAGAAATTGCTTATTCAGGAGCTAAAGTTCCCTTATAA
- a CDS encoding SCO family protein codes for MKSSSKRKPQQSSRAKIVVPLIVLAVVFLTIGLGIGYFKKDLYTVMKVPEFNLTDQNNKKINNHDMLGKVYLVEFFYSKCPTICPVMNQNMRHIEDAVNNPNFGIISISIDPTNDTPEVLKNHAAMMGAKSPNWHFLTGDRDYIGKIADQFNIYVGDKEDEAESLNHSGMIALVDQQGNIRSRYGKDGMPILYYSGLNYEDPQGKNAQLSGKYHPDRELLIEDIKKLLK; via the coding sequence ATGAAGAGCAGTAGCAAAAGGAAGCCTCAGCAGTCTTCAAGGGCTAAAATTGTAGTTCCGTTGATCGTACTGGCAGTGGTATTTTTAACAATTGGACTTGGAATAGGTTATTTTAAGAAAGACCTTTATACTGTCATGAAGGTCCCTGAATTTAATCTTACTGATCAGAACAACAAGAAAATAAATAACCACGATATGCTGGGAAAAGTTTATTTGGTGGAATTTTTCTACAGCAAATGTCCTACTATATGCCCTGTAATGAATCAGAACATGCGGCATATAGAAGATGCGGTTAATAATCCAAATTTTGGAATTATTTCTATTAGTATTGATCCAACGAATGATACACCTGAAGTACTGAAGAATCATGCTGCGATGATGGGGGCTAAATCTCCAAACTGGCATTTTCTTACAGGTGACAGGGATTATATCGGAAAAATTGCAGATCAGTTTAATATTTATGTAGGGGATAAAGAAGATGAAGCCGAAAGCCTTAATCACAGTGGTATGATTGCCTTAGTAGATCAGCAAGGTAATATACGCAGCAGATATGGCAAAGACGGAATGCCCATTCTATACTATTCCGGACTCAATTATGAAGATCCACAGGGAAAAAATGCTCAGCTAAGTGGCAAGTACCATCCGGACAGGGAATTATTGATAGAAGACATCAAAAAACTTTTGAAATAA
- a CDS encoding MFS transporter — translation MNITTKAKKDSKRFRNIKLCIFFSGLSVFAQLYLFQPLLPMVAEHFNRSVGDSSLLVSSATIGMALGLFFFAFKADQFSRKKLMVFSLLVSAILTIISAHIESLALLITIGIIKGFIISGVSAVALAYLTEEVDLAIVGLAISMYVSGNTIGGMSGRILATIVSGELGWQTAVLVIGIESLLLGLIFWKFFPESRFFTPQKTDFIQKFKQMRRFLSDPYMLRLYGIAALLMGVFVSVYNYLTFRLEAPPFSLHHIFVAFIFLMYTFGVFGTMATSRLVKRYAPEDILKFFIISMFIGVVMLFSKHIYILITGLALLTFSFFAVHTMASRMVAMHAKEGKSSATSIYWLVYYLGSSVLGSGTGYLLHATSWMGFILFLMFVILITFFLTAKSNRANQNQIN, via the coding sequence ATGAACATCACCACAAAGGCAAAAAAAGACAGCAAACGCTTCAGAAATATAAAACTGTGTATTTTTTTTTCAGGGCTTTCTGTATTTGCACAGCTCTATTTATTTCAACCGTTGCTACCTATGGTTGCTGAACATTTTAACCGCTCTGTTGGTGACAGTTCGCTATTGGTTTCTTCTGCAACAATAGGCATGGCCTTAGGTCTTTTTTTCTTTGCTTTTAAAGCCGACCAGTTTTCGAGGAAAAAGCTTATGGTATTTTCTTTATTGGTTTCTGCTATACTTACTATTATTTCAGCTCATATAGAAAGCCTTGCTTTACTAATTACAATAGGCATTATTAAAGGTTTTATAATCTCAGGAGTTTCAGCAGTGGCCCTTGCCTACCTCACCGAAGAAGTAGATCTGGCTATTGTAGGGCTTGCCATCAGCATGTATGTAAGTGGTAATACAATTGGAGGGATGAGTGGCAGAATACTGGCTACAATTGTTTCCGGAGAACTGGGCTGGCAAACGGCTGTTCTGGTGATAGGAATTGAAAGCTTATTACTGGGGCTGATATTCTGGAAATTTTTCCCAGAATCACGTTTTTTCACGCCACAAAAAACCGATTTTATCCAGAAATTCAAACAGATGAGAAGGTTTCTGTCCGATCCTTATATGCTTAGATTATATGGTATTGCAGCATTACTGATGGGTGTATTTGTAAGCGTATACAATTATCTTACATTTCGTCTCGAAGCTCCTCCATTCTCATTACACCATATTTTTGTTGCTTTTATTTTTCTGATGTATACTTTTGGCGTATTTGGTACAATGGCTACCAGCAGACTGGTAAAAAGATATGCTCCGGAGGATATTCTGAAGTTCTTTATCATTAGCATGTTTATTGGGGTTGTCATGCTGTTTTCTAAACACATTTATATACTTATCACAGGTCTTGCACTGCTTACTTTTTCATTTTTTGCAGTACACACCATGGCCAGCAGAATGGTTGCTATGCATGCTAAAGAAGGGAAAAGCTCGGCTACATCCATTTACTGGCTGGTGTATTACCTTGGCTCGAGTGTACTTGGAAGTGGTACAGGTTATCTTTTGCATGCAACCTCATGGATGGGTTTTATTCTGTTTCTGATGTTTGTTATTCTCATAACATTCTTCCTTACTGCGAAAAGCAACAGGGCAAATCAAAATCAAATTAATTAA
- a CDS encoding helix-turn-helix domain-containing protein produces the protein METGQDIIFDRLVYSCAFEKYTGQEEFIPDHFLGFQLSGETHAMHAKGNTIVPEGSVVLVRKNQLIRSTKYPSKEGKYQFLSITLDKDILQKYALDHKIVIDSHAENKQELFFEPNDFLKYYFLSLTPYINQQNKIKPGLANIKIREALELLLQSNPDFKKILFDFSQPHKIDLEEFMNLNYMFNVSVESFAKLTGRSLSVFKRDFEKVFNSSPKKWLRNKRLEEAYYLIKHKKQKPTDIYLDLGFENLSHFYFSFKQKFGKTTSEI, from the coding sequence ATGGAAACCGGACAGGATATAATATTTGACAGACTGGTCTATTCCTGTGCATTTGAAAAATATACAGGACAGGAAGAATTTATTCCGGATCATTTTTTAGGCTTTCAGTTATCTGGTGAAACCCATGCAATGCACGCAAAGGGTAATACAATTGTTCCTGAAGGCTCTGTAGTACTGGTAAGAAAAAATCAGTTGATCCGCTCAACAAAATATCCTTCTAAGGAAGGTAAATATCAGTTTCTTTCTATAACACTGGACAAAGATATATTACAAAAATATGCTTTAGATCATAAAATTGTTATAGACAGTCATGCTGAAAACAAACAGGAATTATTCTTCGAACCCAATGATTTTCTTAAATATTATTTCCTCTCATTAACACCATATATCAATCAGCAAAACAAAATTAAACCTGGTCTTGCTAATATAAAAATAAGGGAAGCCCTGGAACTATTATTACAAAGCAATCCTGATTTTAAAAAAATTTTATTTGACTTCTCTCAGCCTCATAAAATAGATCTCGAAGAATTTATGAATCTGAACTACATGTTCAATGTGTCTGTTGAATCTTTTGCTAAGCTTACCGGCAGGAGTCTTTCAGTTTTCAAAAGAGATTTTGAAAAAGTATTTAATTCCTCTCCTAAAAAATGGCTCAGAAACAAACGCCTGGAGGAAGCTTACTATCTGATCAAACATAAAAAACAAAAGCCTACGGATATTTATCTGGATCTGGGATTTGAAAATCTTTCACACTTTTATTTTTCTTTCAAACAGAAATTTGGGAAAACAACTTCCGAAATATAA
- a CDS encoding DUF417 family protein has translation MKNLLHLLVNGQHYFINILRISVFIVMAWIGGLKAFQYEADGIVPFVANSPFMSFLYQKKAPEYQDYKNPEGKMLEKNIEWNKANGTYIFAYGLGTVIILIGLLNLGGIWIPKFGLYGGILTFLMSLVTLSFLITTPEVYVPDLGGDFPTPQYGFPYLSGAGRLVLKDIIMMAAGLVTASESARQLLKKQFNI, from the coding sequence ATGAAAAATTTACTTCACTTACTCGTCAACGGGCAGCACTATTTTATCAATATTCTTCGTATTTCTGTTTTTATAGTTATGGCATGGATTGGCGGACTAAAGGCCTTCCAATATGAAGCAGATGGTATTGTTCCTTTCGTTGCCAACAGCCCTTTTATGAGTTTTTTGTACCAGAAGAAAGCTCCGGAATATCAAGACTACAAAAATCCTGAAGGAAAAATGCTAGAAAAAAATATTGAATGGAATAAAGCCAATGGCACTTATATTTTTGCATACGGACTTGGAACTGTTATCATATTAATTGGTTTATTAAATTTAGGTGGTATATGGATTCCTAAATTTGGTTTGTATGGGGGCATTCTGACTTTCCTGATGTCTCTTGTCACCTTATCATTTCTTATCACTACTCCGGAAGTTTATGTTCCTGATCTGGGCGGAGACTTCCCTACTCCACAATATGGTTTTCCCTATCTTTCAGGAGCCGGACGATTGGTTCTGAAAGATATCATTATGATGGCTGCCGGATTGGTTACTGCTTCGGAATCTGCAAGGCAGCTTTTGAAAAAACAGTTTAATATCTGA